Proteins encoded within one genomic window of Thermococcus celer Vu 13 = JCM 8558:
- a CDS encoding ABC transporter ATP-binding protein has protein sequence MCMTNNTKSSLSLLRRFIGEALSERRTLLIVVISIVGSALATLLSPYILSIVIDRYIIPGRYGELGLMALLYFLSLVAQWFFVTLQTFYTEVFGQKVLRNLRDRLHEKILASNLDFFKEKSTGDLVSRIINDTSVVNDVLVSGLLGGLGSLLSLGGIIVAMLLLDVKLTLVALASVPLMVFVALYFGTKMRRAYRETRRKIAKISSVVEESVAGIETIKAFGTEEKAEKEFSRVSMETIKAYLRVAVYMGFFWPLMNITSLLSVILVIGYGGYLEYTGEVSIGIVVAFIQYAQRFRGPINNVVSMYDSLQSALAALERIYEVLDDENVEDTAGVEVERLRGEVEFRDVWFEYEEGRPVLRGVNLHIRPGSKVAIVGRTGAGKTTIANLIMRFYDPTEGSILYDGRDGRGISRKSLRKRIGYVPQETYLFPGTVMENVLMANPEATEEDVVRVCKRLGVHDFIMKLPKGYETSAGEAGKLLSVGERQLISLARALLKDPDIVILDEALSSVDPKTERLVQDAMLRLMEGRTSVIIAHRLSITRFVDEVVVVENGEVVERGPIDALLANGGHFYRLYASQMQGD, from the coding sequence ATGTGCATGACGAATAACACGAAATCTTCACTCTCACTCCTGAGGAGGTTCATCGGGGAGGCGCTCTCCGAGAGAAGGACCCTCCTGATAGTCGTGATAAGTATAGTTGGCTCCGCCCTCGCCACCCTCCTCTCCCCCTACATCCTCAGCATCGTCATAGACCGCTACATAATCCCGGGCAGGTACGGGGAGCTCGGTCTGATGGCGCTCCTCTACTTCCTCTCCCTCGTTGCCCAGTGGTTCTTCGTAACGCTCCAGACGTTCTACACGGAGGTTTTCGGACAGAAGGTCCTGCGGAACCTCAGGGACAGGCTCCACGAGAAGATACTCGCCTCGAACCTGGATTTCTTCAAGGAGAAGTCCACCGGCGACCTGGTGTCCAGGATAATCAACGACACCAGCGTGGTCAACGACGTCCTGGTCTCGGGCCTTCTGGGCGGTCTGGGGAGCCTGCTGAGTCTGGGCGGCATAATCGTCGCCATGCTCCTCCTGGACGTCAAACTGACCCTCGTAGCCCTCGCCAGCGTTCCGCTGATGGTCTTCGTCGCCCTCTACTTCGGCACCAAAATGAGGAGGGCCTACAGGGAGACGAGGAGGAAGATAGCGAAGATCTCAAGCGTTGTCGAGGAGAGCGTCGCCGGAATCGAGACGATAAAGGCCTTCGGAACGGAAGAAAAAGCTGAAAAAGAATTTTCCAGAGTCTCGATGGAAACCATCAAAGCCTACCTCAGGGTAGCCGTTTACATGGGGTTCTTCTGGCCCCTCATGAACATAACCAGCCTGCTATCGGTGATACTGGTTATAGGCTACGGAGGCTACCTGGAATACACCGGGGAGGTGAGCATCGGCATCGTCGTCGCGTTTATCCAGTACGCCCAGAGGTTCAGGGGGCCGATAAACAACGTGGTGAGCATGTACGATAGCCTGCAATCCGCCCTCGCCGCGCTGGAGAGGATATACGAGGTGCTCGACGACGAGAACGTGGAGGACACCGCTGGGGTGGAGGTCGAGAGGCTAAGGGGCGAGGTGGAGTTCAGGGACGTCTGGTTTGAGTATGAAGAGGGAAGGCCGGTTCTCAGGGGCGTAAACCTCCACATACGGCCCGGTTCAAAGGTGGCGATAGTGGGGAGAACGGGCGCTGGAAAAACGACCATCGCGAACCTGATAATGAGGTTCTACGACCCAACTGAGGGAAGCATCCTCTACGACGGCCGGGACGGGAGGGGGATAAGCAGGAAGAGCCTCCGGAAGCGGATCGGCTACGTTCCGCAGGAGACTTACCTCTTCCCCGGGACGGTGATGGAGAACGTACTGATGGCGAACCCCGAGGCCACGGAGGAGGACGTGGTGAGGGTGTGCAAAAGGCTCGGCGTCCACGACTTCATAATGAAACTCCCGAAGGGCTACGAAACCTCCGCAGGGGAGGCGGGAAAGCTCCTCTCGGTAGGGGAGAGACAGCTCATATCCCTCGCGAGGGCCCTCCTCAAAGACCCGGACATAGTCATCCTCGACGAGGCGTTATCGAGCGTTGACCCGAAGACCGAGAGGCTCGTGCAGGACGCGATGCTCAGGCTGATGGAGGGGAGGACGAGCGTAATAATCGCCCACAGGCTTTCGATAACCCGCTTCGTGGACGAGGTGGTGGTGGTCGAGAACGGGGAGGTAGTGGAGAGGGGGCCCATCGATGCCCTCCTCGCGAACGGGGGGCACTTCTACAGGCTCTACGCGTCCCAGATGCAGGGGGATTAG
- a CDS encoding ABC transporter ATP-binding protein, whose protein sequence is MKGSLKQLLRLMEYLRGHLLQFSAGIAMVILMSYTNGVIPVLIREAVDRGITTGDYGLAIRYGLFVLLAAVLNGAFSFTGRYLLVKSAQHAVYNLRMDVFRAIGRHNMEFFDRTFSGQLISRITNDTERITRFLSFRLRMFVYSIFLILVSLYYMVRMNVFLALVALVTIAVVVSINTTYAMKIRPIYDRIRHQTGVIASLATGTIAGVKTIKSLSVEENVQEKFSRENEGLYSMNVEATKITALYGNASFLILGLAMSAMLYYGGKGIIGGTLTVGELVAFLTYMLTMMWPLRALGFTIGDIQRSLAAASRLFEVIDSAPEAVDAPDAVEIEDPRGEVEFKDVHLTYHTGRTVLKGVNLKISPGEKVLVTGPPGSGKSTLVKLIARFYEPDRGKVLIDGVDVRKIKTKSLRRIVAYVPQEPFIFNRSLKENIALAKPDATMDEITKAARMARIHDFISSLPSGYDTVVGEKGITLSGGQRQRVALARALLLNPKVILLDDPFSNLDAETEKEILNDLETILQDKTAIIVSQRLSPVKIADRVIVMENGSIVEEGKPEELVRKGGAFAKMLESAGDVHDE, encoded by the coding sequence ATGAAGGGTTCATTGAAACAGCTGTTGCGGCTGATGGAATACCTCAGGGGACACCTCCTACAGTTCTCGGCGGGCATAGCCATGGTTATCCTCATGTCCTACACCAACGGCGTGATCCCCGTCCTGATAAGGGAGGCCGTCGATAGGGGCATAACCACCGGGGATTACGGGCTTGCGATACGTTACGGCCTCTTTGTGCTCTTAGCGGCGGTTCTGAACGGGGCCTTTAGTTTCACCGGGAGGTACCTTCTCGTGAAGTCCGCCCAGCACGCGGTCTACAACCTCAGAATGGACGTTTTCAGGGCCATTGGGCGGCACAATATGGAGTTCTTCGATAGAACCTTCTCGGGCCAGCTGATAAGCAGGATAACCAACGACACGGAAAGGATCACCCGTTTTCTGTCCTTCAGGCTGAGGATGTTCGTCTATTCCATCTTCCTGATACTGGTGTCCCTTTACTACATGGTCAGGATGAACGTGTTCCTCGCCCTCGTTGCCCTGGTCACGATAGCCGTGGTCGTTTCAATAAACACAACCTACGCGATGAAGATCCGGCCCATCTACGACAGGATAAGACATCAGACGGGGGTCATAGCCTCGCTCGCCACCGGGACCATAGCGGGCGTGAAAACGATAAAGTCCCTCTCCGTGGAGGAGAACGTGCAGGAGAAGTTCTCCAGGGAGAACGAGGGGCTATACTCCATGAACGTCGAGGCAACGAAGATAACCGCCCTCTACGGAAACGCCTCTTTCCTCATCCTCGGGCTGGCGATGAGCGCAATGCTCTACTACGGCGGAAAGGGCATCATAGGGGGCACCCTCACCGTTGGCGAGCTCGTCGCCTTCTTAACCTACATGCTCACCATGATGTGGCCCTTAAGGGCCCTTGGCTTCACGATAGGTGACATCCAGAGGAGCTTGGCCGCCGCTTCAAGGCTTTTCGAGGTCATAGACTCCGCCCCGGAGGCGGTCGATGCCCCCGATGCCGTTGAAATCGAGGATCCAAGGGGCGAGGTGGAGTTCAAAGACGTACACCTCACGTACCACACCGGTAGAACCGTGCTCAAAGGTGTTAACTTAAAGATATCGCCCGGCGAGAAAGTCCTCGTGACTGGCCCGCCGGGTTCCGGAAAGAGCACCCTCGTCAAGCTCATCGCGAGGTTCTACGAGCCGGATAGGGGGAAAGTCCTCATAGACGGCGTTGATGTAAGAAAGATAAAAACGAAGAGTCTGAGGAGGATAGTGGCCTACGTCCCGCAGGAGCCCTTCATCTTCAACAGAAGCCTGAAGGAGAACATAGCCCTCGCAAAGCCCGATGCCACGATGGACGAGATAACAAAGGCCGCCAGGATGGCGAGAATCCACGACTTCATCTCATCCCTTCCCAGCGGCTACGATACGGTCGTCGGGGAGAAGGGGATAACCCTCTCCGGGGGCCAGAGGCAGAGGGTAGCACTCGCCAGGGCCCTCCTCCTGAATCCAAAGGTGATACTCCTGGACGATCCGTTTTCAAATCTCGACGCCGAGACCGAAAAGGAGATTCTGAACGACCTCGAGACCATCCTCCAGGACAAAACCGCGATAATCGTGTCCCAGAGGCTTTCCCCTGTGAAGATCGCCGACAGGGTAATCGTCATGGAGAACGGCTCTATAGTGGAGGAGGGAAAGCCGGAGGAACTCGTGAGGAAGGGTGGGGCCTTCGCGAAGATGCTCGAGTCGGCGGGTGATGTGCATGACGAATAA
- a CDS encoding nicotinamide-nucleotide adenylyltransferase, protein MKRGLFVGRFQPVHNGHIKALEFVFSQVDEVIIGIGSAQASHTLKNPFTTSERMEMLIRALNEAGMDKRYYLIPLPDINFNAIWATYVVSMVPRFDVVFTGNSLVAQLFREKGYEVVVQPMFRKDILSATEIRRRMVEGQPWEELVPESVARFIREIKGVERIRMLATNLEKNEKELQAPIRIPEF, encoded by the coding sequence ATGAAACGCGGTCTCTTCGTCGGACGTTTTCAGCCCGTCCACAACGGGCACATAAAGGCCCTCGAGTTCGTTTTTTCGCAGGTTGATGAGGTTATCATTGGAATCGGGAGTGCACAGGCGAGCCACACACTGAAGAACCCCTTCACGACGAGCGAGAGGATGGAGATGCTAATCAGGGCGTTGAACGAGGCCGGCATGGACAAGCGCTATTACCTGATCCCCCTCCCGGACATCAACTTCAACGCCATCTGGGCCACATACGTGGTTAGCATGGTACCGCGCTTCGACGTCGTCTTCACCGGGAACTCCCTCGTCGCCCAGCTCTTCCGCGAGAAGGGCTACGAGGTGGTGGTTCAACCGATGTTCAGGAAGGACATCCTCTCGGCGACGGAGATAAGGAGACGCATGGTCGAGGGCCAGCCGTGGGAGGAGCTGGTCCCGGAGAGTGTGGCGAGGTTCATCCGTGAAATAAAGGGCGTCGAGAGGATAAGGATGCTCGCGACCAACCTTGAGAAGAACGAGAAGGAGCTGCAGGCGCCGATAAGGATTCCGGAATTCTGA
- a CDS encoding SAM hydrolase/SAM-dependent halogenase family protein, whose amino-acid sequence MITLTTDFGLRGPYAGETKVAMLRINPKAVIVDVSHSITRHSILEGSFVMEGVVKYSPAGTVHVGVIDPGVGTSRRAVIIEGEQFLVVPDNGLPTLPLKHIKARKAWEIDLERVKRFTKLEVSSTFHGRDVFGPVGALLDAGVGPEELGSEIPLKSLTLLDVAPRREGDLWVLKVIYVDDFGNLILNLEDYERPREVELIEGGLKLPYLDTYGLVEPGELLALPGSHGYLEIAVNQGSASERLNLRVGDEVRVRLVR is encoded by the coding sequence ATGATAACGCTGACGACCGACTTCGGCCTGAGGGGTCCCTACGCGGGGGAGACCAAGGTCGCCATGCTCCGGATCAACCCCAAGGCGGTCATCGTTGACGTCAGCCATTCCATAACCCGGCATTCCATCCTCGAGGGGTCGTTCGTGATGGAGGGAGTGGTTAAGTACTCCCCCGCGGGCACGGTTCACGTCGGCGTCATAGACCCGGGCGTCGGGACGAGCAGAAGGGCCGTTATAATCGAGGGCGAGCAATTTCTTGTCGTTCCGGACAACGGTCTGCCCACGCTTCCCCTCAAGCATATTAAAGCAAGGAAGGCGTGGGAGATAGACCTCGAGAGGGTAAAGCGCTTCACGAAGCTGGAGGTGAGCTCGACCTTCCACGGAAGGGACGTCTTCGGCCCGGTCGGAGCCCTTCTCGACGCGGGAGTCGGGCCGGAGGAGCTCGGAAGCGAGATACCCCTAAAAAGCTTAACCCTGCTGGACGTCGCGCCCAGGAGGGAAGGCGACCTCTGGGTCCTGAAGGTTATCTACGTGGATGACTTCGGCAACCTCATCCTGAACCTCGAGGACTACGAAAGGCCACGCGAGGTCGAGCTGATTGAGGGGGGGTTAAAACTGCCCTACCTCGACACCTACGGTCTGGTGGAGCCCGGTGAGCTCCTGGCCCTGCCCGGGAGCCACGGCTACCTCGAGATCGCCGTCAACCAGGGGAGCGCGAGCGAGAGGCTCAACCTGAGGGTCGGCGATGAGGTGAGGGTGAGGCTGGTTCGGTAA
- a CDS encoding transglutaminase domain-containing protein: MVMRKLIPLLLILTVVVSGCLFKPPAEVKFSVDRTVVRPGETIHVMVLVNNTGKVGLTGATLVLSNDDFRILQEPRFPETLPVGRAVQLVWILKAPMRPGTYNLKLSLELTDELKRSWTGFYGQFRITVSSEVNPSLSVDLEVRAPEVITGGETANVTVVIRNRLDVPVELRDLTFNPLNGMKVVGAGDLPAKVDGNGEVRVTYRIEAPYAYRVGYISAILKYAVNGNEGSAIKSLQMKVVWRPWNRSEEVLKEAYGLNYHWITDGYIVDGYWMKTYNSTSAFDRAEFRETTLKIIGDSESEAQAAARIYDWMMGTYSLGDTTSSLDPSNILQQDRISYAEAQILITAMLRSVNVPARIITLSNGTDCTLRPMTEFYTADGWYIVDVKHGFTGSMDEYIASPYFPRLYQLVTKEGYRIVAQAPATLRGHEHVDVTGDFLANLEDRLLKTVSERLNPRLHSKLMRVMNDLDENQRLYALFLFASAPSNDDLNRVLDEYSTEKIEQDVKTLYEFYRDMTWREDFTRYWKVFVGEV, translated from the coding sequence ATGGTCATGAGGAAGCTGATTCCCCTCCTGCTGATTCTCACCGTGGTGGTCTCGGGCTGTCTCTTCAAACCGCCGGCCGAGGTGAAGTTCTCCGTCGACAGGACTGTTGTGCGGCCGGGGGAGACGATCCACGTTATGGTACTCGTTAACAACACCGGGAAGGTAGGCCTCACCGGCGCCACACTCGTCCTGAGCAACGACGATTTCAGGATACTGCAGGAGCCGAGGTTCCCGGAGACGCTCCCCGTGGGGAGGGCCGTGCAACTCGTGTGGATCCTGAAGGCACCTATGAGGCCCGGGACCTATAACCTGAAGCTGTCCCTTGAGCTCACGGACGAGCTCAAACGCTCCTGGACCGGGTTCTACGGGCAGTTCCGCATAACCGTATCAAGCGAAGTGAATCCCTCCTTGAGCGTGGATCTCGAAGTCAGGGCGCCCGAGGTCATTACCGGTGGAGAAACCGCCAACGTAACCGTGGTCATCAGGAACAGGCTCGACGTCCCCGTGGAGCTTCGCGACCTCACCTTCAACCCCCTCAACGGGATGAAGGTTGTTGGTGCCGGCGACCTCCCGGCTAAGGTTGATGGAAACGGGGAGGTCAGGGTTACTTACCGGATAGAGGCCCCCTACGCCTACAGGGTGGGGTACATCTCCGCCATTCTCAAGTACGCGGTGAATGGAAACGAGGGCAGTGCGATTAAAAGTCTCCAGATGAAGGTCGTGTGGAGGCCCTGGAACCGGAGCGAGGAAGTTCTCAAGGAGGCCTACGGCCTCAATTACCACTGGATAACCGACGGGTACATCGTCGACGGCTACTGGATGAAGACATATAACTCAACGTCCGCCTTTGACCGGGCGGAGTTCAGGGAAACAACCCTGAAAATAATCGGGGACTCCGAGTCGGAAGCCCAGGCGGCGGCGAGAATATACGACTGGATGATGGGGACGTATTCCCTGGGCGACACGACGTCCAGCCTTGACCCCTCGAACATACTCCAGCAGGACAGGATAAGCTACGCCGAGGCGCAGATACTGATAACGGCCATGCTACGTTCCGTGAACGTTCCGGCAAGGATTATAACGCTTTCAAACGGTACGGACTGCACGCTGAGACCCATGACGGAGTTCTACACCGCCGACGGGTGGTACATCGTGGACGTGAAGCACGGCTTCACCGGCTCAATGGATGAGTACATCGCCAGCCCCTACTTCCCGAGGCTCTACCAGCTCGTGACCAAGGAGGGATACAGGATAGTCGCCCAGGCGCCCGCAACACTGAGGGGACACGAGCACGTCGACGTCACGGGTGATTTCCTCGCGAACCTCGAGGACAGGCTCCTCAAGACCGTGAGCGAAAGGCTGAACCCGCGGCTCCACTCAAAGCTCATGAGGGTGATGAACGACCTCGACGAGAACCAGAGGCTCTACGCCCTCTTCCTCTTCGCCTCGGCACCCAGCAACGATGACCTGAACAGGGTGCTGGATGAATACAGCACGGAAAAGATAGAGCAAGACGTAAAAACCCTGTATGAGTTCTACAGGGACATGACGTGGAGGGAGGACTTCACCCGTTACTGGAAGGTGTTCGTGGGGGAGGTATGA
- a CDS encoding tRNA (cytidine(56)-2'-O)-methyltransferase encodes MIAVLRLGHRPERDKRITTHVALTSRAFGADKIIIAAEEDEHVRESVEDVVRRWGGPFEISFDPGWRRILREWKGRGVIVHLTMYGIHIDDALPAVKEDLKAGKDLLVVVGAEKVPREVYEIADYNVGVGNQPHSEVAALAVFLDRLLDGEGLRRDFENAKLRIIPQERGKRIIELE; translated from the coding sequence ATGATAGCGGTTCTGAGACTCGGACACAGGCCGGAAAGGGACAAGAGGATAACGACCCACGTGGCCCTGACGTCGAGGGCGTTCGGGGCGGACAAGATAATAATAGCCGCCGAGGAGGACGAGCACGTCAGGGAGAGCGTTGAGGACGTCGTCCGGCGATGGGGAGGACCCTTCGAGATAAGCTTTGACCCGGGCTGGAGGAGGATCCTGAGGGAGTGGAAGGGAAGGGGCGTCATCGTCCACCTCACGATGTACGGGATCCACATCGACGACGCCCTGCCGGCCGTAAAGGAAGATCTGAAAGCCGGAAAAGACCTGCTGGTCGTCGTCGGCGCGGAGAAGGTTCCGAGGGAGGTCTACGAGATTGCCGATTACAACGTCGGCGTTGGTAACCAGCCCCACAGCGAGGTAGCGGCCTTGGCGGTCTTCCTCGACAGGCTCCTCGATGGAGAAGGGCTGAGAAGGGACTTCGAGAACGCGAAGCTCAGGATAATCCCCCAGGAGAGGGGCAAGAGGATAATCGAGCTGGAGTGA
- the pgsA gene encoding archaetidylinositol phosphate synthase: protein MVLNRYRENVKGYLEAMVRPLARAGVTPNQITVLGLLISLIGAYFFYRGEQVVAALVLLFGSLIDALDGTLARLTGKTSRFGAFLDSTSDRISDGAIIFGIALGNLVDWPAAFLTFMGSYLVSYERCRAELAGSGKLAVGIAERAERLLIIIITALFGRVDYGVYMVAVLAWITVLQRLHAAYVRLKD from the coding sequence ATGGTCCTCAACCGCTATCGGGAAAACGTTAAGGGTTACCTGGAGGCCATGGTGAGACCGCTCGCGAGAGCCGGCGTTACGCCGAATCAGATAACGGTGCTCGGCCTTCTGATAAGCCTCATCGGGGCGTACTTTTTCTACCGGGGGGAGCAGGTCGTCGCGGCGCTCGTTCTGCTCTTTGGCTCTCTCATAGACGCACTCGACGGAACCCTCGCCAGGTTAACCGGAAAGACGAGCCGGTTCGGGGCCTTCCTCGACTCCACCTCAGATAGAATAAGCGACGGAGCGATAATCTTCGGGATAGCCCTCGGAAACCTCGTGGACTGGCCCGCTGCGTTCCTGACGTTCATGGGGAGCTACCTCGTGAGCTACGAAAGGTGCAGGGCCGAACTGGCCGGCTCCGGGAAACTGGCGGTGGGAATAGCCGAGAGGGCCGAGCGGTTGCTGATAATAATAATCACCGCGCTGTTCGGCCGCGTTGACTACGGCGTTTATATGGTTGCGGTGCTGGCGTGGATAACCGTCCTCCAGAGGCTCCACGCGGCGTACGTGAGGCTCAAGGATTGA
- a CDS encoding TIGR02253 family HAD-type hydrolase, with amino-acid sequence MRAVFFDFVGTLITKEGENVTHQNIVREVLKRAGRGDLDYVKLWGEYEEESSAMFRELAGKPYVKIREVDTEAMRRVAKRYGFEVPDDFWEVSIAMHERYGRLFPDAVEAIKSLKDLGLHVGILTDSDNDYIEAHLKALGIYGFFDSITTSEDAGFYKPHERPFRLALERAGVKAEEALYVGDNPAKDCVGARKVGMRSVLLDPEGAKRELWNNCDFIVSRLSEVVEIVKGLMEK; translated from the coding sequence ATGCGGGCGGTGTTCTTCGATTTCGTGGGCACGCTCATAACGAAGGAAGGGGAGAACGTTACCCATCAGAACATCGTGAGGGAGGTCCTTAAGAGGGCCGGAAGGGGAGACCTCGACTACGTTAAGCTGTGGGGGGAGTACGAGGAGGAGAGCTCCGCGATGTTCAGGGAGCTGGCGGGGAAACCCTACGTCAAGATCCGGGAAGTTGATACGGAGGCCATGCGGAGGGTTGCCAAGCGTTACGGCTTCGAGGTTCCCGACGACTTCTGGGAGGTAAGCATCGCGATGCATGAAAGGTACGGCCGTCTCTTCCCCGATGCGGTTGAGGCGATTAAAAGCCTCAAGGACCTCGGTCTCCACGTTGGAATACTGACGGACTCGGACAACGACTACATCGAGGCGCATCTTAAGGCCCTCGGCATTTACGGTTTCTTCGATTCAATAACCACCAGCGAGGACGCTGGCTTTTACAAACCCCACGAGAGACCTTTCAGGCTGGCCCTTGAGAGGGCGGGCGTCAAGGCGGAGGAGGCCCTATACGTCGGTGACAACCCGGCGAAGGACTGCGTCGGGGCCCGAAAGGTCGGCATGAGAAGCGTTCTACTCGACCCGGAGGGGGCGAAGAGGGAGCTCTGGAACAACTGCGACTTCATAGTTTCAAGGCTGAGCGAGGTCGTCGAGATAGTGAAGGGTCTGATGGAGAAATGA
- a CDS encoding ASCH domain-containing protein yields MRHLEFDGRYAEAILRGKKRATVRLGRRPNLNPGDTVLIHAGGYALGRAVVEKVEDKRVGELTDEDAILDGFPSREELINALKSHYRYVNDDSPAHVIVFRLVERFDKPVMSSDYAYEGNLPLEIAEKALRYLDLPGEDRKLIELFLKTGSLRKAARRLGGLDRRYLIRDALRRAYEELKRRGIMGPKL; encoded by the coding sequence ATGAGGCACCTCGAATTCGACGGACGCTACGCAGAGGCCATACTGAGGGGAAAAAAGCGGGCGACGGTAAGGCTCGGGAGGAGACCCAACCTCAACCCCGGTGATACGGTTTTGATTCACGCCGGGGGCTACGCCCTGGGGAGGGCGGTTGTGGAGAAGGTCGAGGACAAGAGGGTCGGTGAGCTTACGGACGAGGACGCCATACTGGATGGGTTCCCAAGCAGGGAGGAACTGATAAACGCCCTCAAAAGCCACTACAGGTACGTTAATGATGATTCTCCCGCCCACGTTATAGTCTTTCGGCTCGTTGAGCGCTTCGATAAACCCGTGATGAGCTCGGACTACGCCTACGAGGGCAACCTCCCTCTGGAGATAGCCGAGAAAGCCCTCAGGTACCTCGACCTTCCGGGGGAGGACAGGAAGCTTATAGAGCTCTTCCTGAAAACCGGGAGTTTGAGAAAAGCCGCCCGCAGGCTGGGTGGCCTTGACAGGCGCTATCTGATACGAGACGCCCTCAGGAGGGCCTACGAAGAGCTGAAAAGAAGGGGCATCATGGGGCCGAAGCTTTGA
- a CDS encoding ASCH domain-containing protein, with translation MRVYHLRVREEYLSYIKSGEKRIEVRVAYPQLRAIKPGDKLIFNDSVPAVVTEVKRYETFRQVLREEPIKKIFPDEPGFERAVRRFHGMYPRWKEDRYGVLAIKFKPLGEGR, from the coding sequence ATGAGGGTGTATCACCTGAGGGTTCGTGAGGAGTACCTGAGTTACATAAAGTCGGGAGAAAAGCGGATAGAGGTGCGGGTCGCCTACCCCCAGCTCAGGGCCATAAAACCGGGGGACAAGCTCATCTTCAACGATTCCGTTCCGGCGGTGGTCACCGAGGTCAAGCGCTACGAGACCTTCCGCCAGGTTTTGAGGGAGGAACCGATAAAGAAGATATTTCCGGACGAGCCGGGCTTTGAGAGGGCGGTTAGGAGGTTCCACGGCATGTACCCCCGCTGGAAGGAGGACCGCTACGGCGTTCTGGCCATAAAGTTCAAGCCCCTCGGTGAGGGAAGATGA
- a CDS encoding class III signal peptide-containing protein — translation MRRAQGAIEYLFMLAAVLVLVLIAARVVLNSTKNVNEGISNYVTEIRKEILENL, via the coding sequence ATGAGGCGTGCCCAGGGAGCGATTGAGTACCTCTTCATGCTGGCGGCTGTTCTTGTTCTGGTCCTCATAGCGGCCAGGGTAGTCCTTAACAGCACCAAGAACGTCAACGAAGGAATATCAAACTACGTAACGGAGATCAGAAAGGAG